The proteins below come from a single Archangium lipolyticum genomic window:
- the map gene encoding type I methionyl aminopeptidase, giving the protein MSPLSITLKSAEDIAKMRRTGLIVADVLDAVEAACRPGVSTWELNEIANEVMTKAGATSAFLGYAPHGMPPYPAVICTSVNEVVVHGIPSKSVILEEGDIIGIDFACYKNGFCADSARTIPVGNISEEARRLIQVTRESLERAIAVCVHGNRLEDIGHAVQSHVEKHGFSVVTSFSGHGIGRFMHEMPAVPNVGQRGQGLRLKRGMVLAIEPMVTAGSEDIEVLDDEWTAVSADGRLAAHVEHSVAITAQGPMVLTRR; this is encoded by the coding sequence GTGAGCCCCTTGTCCATTACCCTGAAGAGCGCCGAGGACATCGCGAAGATGCGGCGGACGGGTTTGATCGTCGCCGACGTGCTGGATGCCGTCGAAGCCGCCTGCCGCCCGGGTGTGTCCACCTGGGAGCTCAACGAGATCGCCAACGAGGTGATGACCAAGGCCGGGGCCACTTCGGCGTTCCTGGGGTATGCGCCTCACGGGATGCCTCCGTACCCCGCGGTCATCTGCACCTCGGTGAACGAGGTGGTGGTCCACGGCATCCCCAGCAAGAGCGTCATCCTCGAGGAAGGGGACATCATCGGCATCGACTTCGCCTGCTACAAGAATGGCTTCTGCGCCGACTCGGCCCGGACCATCCCGGTGGGGAACATCAGCGAGGAGGCGCGCCGGTTGATCCAGGTGACGCGCGAGTCCCTGGAGCGCGCCATCGCCGTCTGCGTGCACGGCAACCGCCTGGAGGACATCGGCCATGCCGTGCAGAGCCACGTGGAGAAGCACGGCTTCTCGGTGGTGACGAGCTTCAGCGGGCACGGCATCGGGCGCTTCATGCACGAGATGCCCGCCGTCCCCAACGTCGGCCAGCGGGGCCAGGGGCTCCGGCTCAAGCGCGGCATGGTCCTGGCGATCGAGCCGATGGTCACCGCGGGCAGCGAGGACATCGAGGTGCTCGACGACGAGTGGACGGCCGTCTCGGCGGACGGCCGGCTCGCCGCGCACGTCGAGCACTCGGTGGCCATCACCGCCCAGGGGCCGATGGTGCTCACCCGGCGCTGA
- a CDS encoding S1C family serine protease, protein MLTILLLAALAQAPVPAQDDVPEGAPDAGAPAVVPPLPVATLPPATHELFERLKGRVAQVRIIERRSGTKSSIGSAFFVSAEGHAVTNYHVVSSIVHHPEDYTAELVRDGNDASAIPVRLVDVDVVHDLAVIQQTGPVKDWFELSTKEPPQGTRLYAMGNPHDLGTTIVEGTYNGLVQDALYDKVHFSGAINPGMSGGPTVTGEGRVVGVNVATLGNQLGFLVPVAHARALLERARQVKESSPSALLAVVGSQLLDNQQRITERLLAEPLPTQQLGDYRVPGRWLPFLKCWGDTPHNPENPYTITRYQCSSEEDIYLSSDHRTGVVAYDHAAVASDTLGPLRFASLYADTFGNDAGGVDATREDVTNFRCKVEFVKVGGIPVRTALCLRAYKKFPGLYDLALRAATVNASTSGVQTCLDLAGFSADNARAIARRYLEALAWTK, encoded by the coding sequence ATGTTGACGATCCTCCTCCTCGCCGCGCTGGCGCAGGCCCCGGTCCCGGCTCAGGACGACGTTCCCGAGGGCGCACCGGACGCGGGCGCTCCGGCCGTCGTTCCTCCTCTGCCCGTGGCCACGCTGCCTCCGGCCACCCATGAGCTCTTCGAGCGGCTCAAGGGCCGCGTGGCCCAGGTGCGCATCATCGAGCGGCGCAGCGGCACCAAGTCCTCCATCGGCTCGGCCTTCTTCGTGAGCGCCGAGGGGCACGCCGTCACCAACTACCACGTCGTCTCCAGCATCGTTCACCACCCGGAGGACTACACCGCCGAGCTGGTGCGCGATGGGAATGACGCGTCGGCCATCCCGGTGCGGCTGGTGGACGTGGACGTGGTGCACGACCTGGCCGTCATCCAGCAGACCGGGCCGGTGAAGGACTGGTTCGAGCTGTCGACGAAGGAGCCTCCGCAGGGCACCCGGCTGTACGCCATGGGCAACCCGCATGACCTGGGCACCACCATCGTCGAGGGCACCTACAACGGCCTGGTGCAGGACGCCCTCTACGACAAGGTGCATTTCAGCGGCGCCATCAACCCCGGCATGAGTGGCGGCCCCACGGTGACGGGCGAGGGCAGGGTGGTGGGCGTCAACGTGGCCACGCTGGGCAACCAGCTCGGCTTCCTGGTGCCGGTGGCACATGCCCGCGCGCTGCTGGAGCGGGCGCGTCAGGTGAAGGAGAGCAGCCCCTCCGCGCTGCTGGCCGTGGTGGGCTCGCAGTTGCTGGACAACCAGCAGCGCATCACCGAGCGCCTGCTGGCCGAGCCCCTGCCGACGCAGCAGCTCGGCGACTACCGCGTGCCCGGCCGCTGGCTGCCGTTCCTCAAGTGCTGGGGCGACACCCCGCACAACCCCGAGAACCCGTACACCATCACCCGCTACCAGTGCTCCTCCGAGGAGGATATCTACCTGAGCTCGGACCACCGCACGGGCGTGGTGGCGTATGACCATGCCGCCGTGGCGAGCGACACGCTCGGCCCCCTGCGCTTCGCGTCGCTCTACGCGGACACCTTCGGCAACGACGCGGGCGGCGTGGACGCCACCCGGGAGGACGTGACGAACTTCCGCTGCAAGGTGGAGTTCGTGAAGGTGGGCGGCATCCCCGTGCGCACGGCCCTGTGCCTGCGCGCCTACAAGAAGTTCCCCGGCCTGTATGACCTGGCGCTCCGGGCGGCCACGGTCAACGCGAGCACCTCGGGAGTCCAGACGTGCCTGGACCTGGCCGGGTTCTCCGCGGACAACGCACGCGCCATCGCGCGCCGCTACCTGGAGGCGCTCGCGTGGACGAAGTGA
- a CDS encoding carboxypeptidase-like regulatory domain-containing protein has product MIRPTLLRMMWMALATAGCGASDDIYPYEISCRADSDCQGDEVCFIDGCGDPGRNIVVEVVPNPKGGLYAQDFPVNELRSQQNLELFDPAMLQGQVRVASTEAPSGYSAPVTLRLTGESLLIPGLVRRHESTLTPSDGLYMLPVGSGRYNVTLIPTDPVLPPLSNTRDVQPGRAVTLDFVLPALADLVRLSGKVVRPNQLPLGALMEAQALDDELRPLSQRVQVDASGNFSLSLPPSALLLPTVVVQVMPTSAEALVPQKQFTVNPRQALLGSLSLGDYGDPVTYQGRVLDQDGKPVPQATVYLQGKVGGGGQYRSRKVLTDERGDFTLSTLPSSPESAMTLSVIPPSGSPAGFTVRSVSVPRNVTTRGPDVVCGDRMKVRGTLRMPSGSLWAAGVRVVAEPIDAVPGWPAPSFSVEAARPTDDMGRFEIALDPGQYRFDFIPTDDLPRVSRIVSVRPGDGILSDGSMELAPFTLSNGRRITGLVSFGGEKRNLPTVPYASVRFFRVVNVEGKPSALLLTQTLTDQNGTYSTTVPTR; this is encoded by the coding sequence ATGATCCGCCCTACCCTGCTGAGGATGATGTGGATGGCCCTCGCCACGGCCGGTTGCGGCGCGAGCGATGACATCTATCCCTACGAGATCAGCTGCCGCGCCGACAGCGATTGCCAGGGCGATGAGGTGTGCTTCATCGACGGCTGTGGAGACCCCGGCAGGAACATCGTCGTGGAGGTGGTCCCCAACCCCAAGGGAGGGTTGTACGCCCAGGACTTCCCGGTGAACGAGCTGCGCAGCCAGCAGAACCTCGAGCTGTTCGATCCGGCCATGCTCCAGGGCCAGGTGCGGGTGGCGAGCACGGAGGCCCCCAGCGGCTACTCGGCCCCCGTCACCCTGCGCCTGACGGGCGAGAGCCTGCTCATCCCGGGCCTGGTGCGCCGCCACGAGAGCACCCTCACCCCGAGCGATGGCCTCTACATGCTGCCGGTGGGCTCGGGGCGCTACAACGTGACCCTGATCCCCACGGATCCCGTGCTGCCGCCCCTGTCCAACACCCGTGACGTGCAGCCGGGCCGCGCGGTGACGCTGGACTTCGTCCTGCCGGCCCTCGCGGACCTGGTGCGGCTCTCCGGGAAGGTGGTACGGCCGAACCAGCTGCCGCTGGGCGCGCTGATGGAAGCCCAGGCGTTGGACGATGAGCTGCGCCCGCTCTCGCAGCGGGTGCAGGTGGACGCCTCGGGGAATTTCTCCCTGTCGCTGCCACCCTCGGCGCTGCTGCTCCCCACGGTCGTCGTGCAGGTGATGCCCACCTCGGCGGAGGCGCTGGTGCCGCAGAAGCAGTTCACCGTGAATCCGCGCCAGGCGCTCCTCGGTTCGCTGTCCCTGGGGGACTACGGCGACCCGGTGACGTACCAGGGCCGGGTGCTGGACCAGGACGGGAAACCGGTGCCGCAGGCCACGGTGTACCTGCAGGGCAAGGTGGGCGGTGGAGGGCAGTACCGCAGCCGGAAGGTGCTCACCGACGAGAGAGGCGACTTCACGCTGTCCACCCTGCCGAGCTCCCCCGAGTCGGCGATGACGCTCTCCGTCATCCCGCCGTCGGGCTCGCCCGCGGGATTCACCGTCAGGTCAGTCTCCGTGCCGCGCAATGTCACGACGCGGGGGCCGGACGTGGTGTGCGGAGACCGGATGAAGGTCCGCGGCACCCTGCGCATGCCGAGCGGCTCGTTGTGGGCCGCGGGCGTACGGGTGGTGGCCGAGCCGATCGACGCGGTGCCCGGCTGGCCCGCGCCCTCGTTCAGCGTCGAGGCCGCGCGCCCCACGGATGACATGGGCCGCTTCGAGATCGCGCTGGATCCGGGGCAGTACCGCTTCGACTTCATCCCCACCGATGATCTTCCCCGGGTCAGCCGCATCGTGTCGGTGCGCCCCGGGGACGGTATCCTGTCGGATGGCTCGATGGAGCTCGCCCCCTTCACGCTCTCCAACGGCCGCCGCATCACCGGGCTCGTCAGCTTCGGCGGCGAGAAGCGGAACCTGCCGACCGTGCCCTACGCGTCCGTCCGCTTCTTCCGCGTGGTGAACGTGGAGGGCAAGCCCTCCGCCCTGCTGCTCACGCAGACGCTGACGGACCAGAACGGCACCTACTCCACCACCGTGCCCACGCGCTGA
- a CDS encoding serine/threonine-protein kinase, protein MTLIGRNIGRYRILEELGSGGMSVVYKGLDTTLDREVAVKVLHPHLAMKSESRRRFAREAKAVARLHHPNILEVFDFSAEGAQDAFLVTEYVRGRTLKEYVDELGRPELPELAAMMLHEIAAALAHAHEAGVIHRDLKPENVMVREDGLLKLMDFGIAKLLDTEERMTVTGALVGSPAHMAPEIIEGHEIGPEADIFSLGTILYALIVGKLPFAAPNATATLKRILDGAYEDPRQRVPTLSDELAEICARCLERDPSRRYPNAGKLRDALGDYLAGLGFARVGEELASFFADPPSYQKLMRPRIIATLLERGERMLAEKRTPRALACLNQVLALDASNTRAHALLAGLARERRLKKWRARGLKVGAGLLVVSVLGLGVHLLRQRAPDARPVGVEVVPASVVRPTPKPGPATHPGAEKAPATTLAPPPPPLATVESAPLRKPQARAEPPRTEPPRAEPVRLAPVPASILVRPYGYIRVDDGERSEHPLAQHAVELSPGPHTVTISCDYCEDAQETIEVRPEAENVFRLRAQLKPSRLIFAYEPADAQVRVGSEVRTVRETQEHPFDIHSPRGPASFQHRVEYEVSHNGYLTEKRVALIEPGKSTTLRGSLVAE, encoded by the coding sequence ATGACGCTCATCGGCCGCAACATCGGGCGGTACCGCATCCTCGAGGAGCTGGGCTCCGGGGGCATGAGTGTCGTGTACAAGGGGCTCGACACGACGCTGGACCGCGAGGTGGCGGTCAAGGTGCTGCACCCGCACCTGGCGATGAAGAGCGAGTCGCGCCGGCGCTTCGCCCGCGAGGCCAAGGCGGTGGCGCGGCTGCACCACCCCAACATCCTCGAGGTGTTCGACTTCTCGGCCGAGGGCGCGCAGGACGCCTTCCTCGTCACCGAGTACGTGCGGGGCCGCACCCTCAAGGAGTACGTGGACGAGCTGGGCCGGCCGGAGCTGCCGGAGCTGGCGGCCATGATGCTCCATGAGATCGCCGCCGCGCTGGCGCACGCACACGAGGCGGGCGTCATCCACCGCGATCTCAAGCCCGAGAACGTGATGGTGCGCGAGGATGGGCTCCTCAAGCTGATGGACTTCGGCATCGCCAAGCTGCTCGACACCGAGGAGCGGATGACCGTCACTGGCGCGCTGGTGGGCTCGCCGGCGCACATGGCCCCGGAAATCATCGAGGGCCACGAGATCGGTCCCGAGGCCGACATCTTCTCCCTGGGCACCATCCTCTACGCCCTCATCGTCGGGAAGCTGCCCTTCGCGGCGCCCAACGCCACCGCGACGCTCAAGCGCATCCTCGACGGGGCGTATGAGGATCCACGCCAGCGGGTGCCCACGCTCTCGGACGAGCTGGCGGAGATCTGCGCCCGGTGCCTGGAGAGGGATCCCTCCCGGCGCTACCCGAACGCGGGCAAGCTGCGCGACGCGCTGGGGGACTACCTGGCGGGGCTCGGCTTCGCGCGCGTGGGCGAGGAGCTCGCCTCCTTCTTCGCGGATCCGCCCTCGTACCAGAAGCTGATGCGCCCGCGGATCATCGCCACGCTGCTCGAGCGCGGGGAGCGGATGCTCGCGGAGAAGCGCACGCCCCGGGCGCTCGCCTGCCTCAACCAGGTGCTGGCGCTGGATGCCTCCAACACGCGCGCGCATGCGCTGCTCGCGGGGCTGGCGCGGGAGCGGCGCCTGAAGAAGTGGCGTGCCCGGGGGCTGAAGGTGGGCGCGGGCCTGCTGGTGGTCTCGGTGCTCGGCCTGGGCGTCCACCTGCTCCGCCAGCGCGCCCCGGACGCGCGGCCGGTCGGCGTCGAGGTCGTGCCCGCCTCGGTGGTGCGGCCCACCCCGAAACCCGGGCCCGCCACGCACCCCGGGGCGGAGAAGGCGCCAGCCACCACGCTGGCTCCTCCCCCTCCTCCTCTGGCCACCGTGGAGTCCGCACCTCTGCGCAAGCCCCAGGCGCGCGCCGAGCCTCCTCGGACCGAGCCTCCTCGTGCCGAGCCCGTCCGCCTCGCGCCGGTGCCCGCGTCCATCCTGGTGCGGCCCTACGGCTACATCCGCGTGGACGATGGAGAGCGCAGCGAGCACCCCCTCGCGCAGCACGCGGTGGAGCTATCGCCCGGCCCGCACACCGTGACCATCAGCTGCGACTACTGCGAGGACGCCCAGGAGACGATCGAGGTGCGGCCCGAGGCGGAGAACGTCTTCCGCCTGCGCGCGCAGCTCAAGCCCTCGCGGCTGATCTTCGCGTACGAGCCCGCGGACGCGCAGGTGCGTGTGGGCTCCGAGGTGCGCACCGTGCGCGAGACGCAGGAGCATCCCTTCGACATCCACTCGCCGAGGGGGCCGGCGAGCTTCCAGCACCGCGTGGAGTACGAGGTGAGCCACAACGGGTACCTCACCGAGAAACGCGTAGCGCTGATCGAGCCCGGGAAGTCCACCACGCTGCGCGGGTCCCTCGTCGCCGAATGA
- a CDS encoding FHA domain-containing protein: MDEVIFLEVLEGDAVHARHRLERFPVTVGRGYANDVVLDDPKVSASHLRIERTEDGKLVVRDVGSRNGTFRVEPWAQLAELVLADDARVAVGDTVLRFRSRAHKVEDTRVTAIPAAPRGRVFERPFAFPAMLALTVAAFLLQEYLSSYQKTDWGSMTLAVLVPVVVAFFWAGIWSVASKVARRQFHFGAHGTIASLGLLGALAIPLLLGAVVYSLALGTWVRWLYLLGYLGWMGCVFFWHVRYVSRAEPKRLATLLALILVCFGFLTQLDSLLGDEDFSSSLDFDHTLLPPSFRAASAKPVDAFFDSTQELQKEVDELAKEAP, encoded by the coding sequence GTGGACGAAGTGATCTTCCTGGAGGTGCTGGAAGGAGACGCGGTGCACGCGCGGCACCGCCTGGAGCGCTTCCCGGTGACGGTGGGGCGCGGCTACGCCAACGACGTCGTCCTGGACGACCCGAAGGTGTCCGCCTCGCACCTGCGCATCGAGCGCACCGAGGACGGCAAGCTGGTGGTGCGGGACGTGGGCAGCCGCAATGGCACGTTCCGGGTGGAGCCGTGGGCGCAGCTGGCGGAGCTGGTGCTCGCGGACGACGCGCGGGTGGCCGTGGGGGACACGGTGCTGCGCTTCCGGAGCCGCGCGCACAAGGTGGAGGACACGCGCGTCACCGCCATCCCGGCCGCACCCCGGGGCCGCGTCTTCGAGCGGCCCTTCGCCTTCCCCGCGATGCTGGCCCTGACCGTCGCGGCCTTCCTCCTCCAGGAGTACCTGTCCAGCTACCAGAAGACGGACTGGGGCTCGATGACGCTGGCGGTGCTGGTGCCGGTGGTCGTGGCCTTCTTCTGGGCGGGCATCTGGTCCGTCGCCAGCAAGGTGGCGCGCCGGCAGTTCCACTTCGGGGCGCACGGCACCATCGCGAGCCTCGGGCTGCTGGGGGCGCTGGCCATTCCGCTGCTGCTCGGGGCGGTGGTGTACAGCCTGGCCCTGGGGACCTGGGTGCGCTGGCTGTACCTGCTGGGCTACCTGGGGTGGATGGGCTGCGTGTTCTTCTGGCACGTGCGCTACGTGTCCCGCGCGGAGCCGAAGCGGCTCGCCACCCTGCTGGCGCTCATCCTGGTGTGCTTCGGCTTCCTGACGCAGCTGGACTCGCTGCTGGGCGACGAGGACTTCTCGTCCAGCCTGGACTTCGATCACACGCTGCTGCCCCCCTCCTTCCGCGCGGCGTCCGCGAAGCCCGTGGACGCCTTCTTCGACAGCACCCAGGAGCTCCAGAAGGAGGTGGATGAGCTCGCGAAGGAGGCGCCCTGA
- a CDS encoding aldo/keto reductase, giving the protein MKYVNLGHTGLKVSRICLGCMSYGTSKWRPWVLDEEASQPFFRRAVEAGINFFDTADMYSLGVSEEVTGRALRKYARMEEVVLATKVYNPMGDGPNMRGLSRKHIVQGCEASLKRLGVETIDLYQLHRMDPDTPLEETLGALDQLVRQGKVRYIGASSSSAWKFAKALSISERNGWARFVSMQNHYNLVYREEEREMMPLCQEEGIGVIPWSPLARGLLAGTRKSLDDKQSTTRSGSDAFANSLYDNPRDWDVVEAVKKVASERGNKPAEVSLAWLLSKPAVVAPIIGATKLDHLEDALRSLDVKLTPAEVKALEAPYVPHEVRGH; this is encoded by the coding sequence ATGAAGTACGTCAATCTGGGTCATACGGGCCTGAAGGTTTCCCGTATCTGTCTGGGATGCATGAGCTACGGCACCTCGAAGTGGCGCCCGTGGGTGCTGGACGAAGAGGCCTCGCAACCCTTCTTCCGCCGGGCGGTGGAGGCGGGCATCAACTTCTTCGACACCGCGGATATGTATTCATTGGGGGTCAGTGAGGAGGTCACCGGCCGAGCCCTGCGCAAGTATGCGCGGATGGAGGAGGTGGTCCTCGCCACCAAGGTCTACAACCCGATGGGTGACGGGCCCAACATGCGCGGGCTCTCTCGCAAGCACATCGTGCAGGGGTGTGAGGCCAGTCTGAAGCGTCTGGGGGTGGAGACGATCGATCTGTACCAGCTCCACCGGATGGATCCGGACACGCCGCTGGAGGAGACGCTGGGCGCGTTGGATCAGCTCGTGCGGCAGGGGAAGGTCCGCTACATCGGCGCGAGCTCGTCGTCGGCGTGGAAGTTCGCCAAGGCGCTGAGCATCTCCGAGCGCAACGGCTGGGCGCGCTTCGTGTCGATGCAGAACCACTACAACCTCGTCTACCGCGAGGAGGAGCGCGAGATGATGCCCCTGTGCCAGGAGGAGGGCATCGGCGTCATCCCCTGGTCGCCGCTGGCGCGCGGGCTGCTGGCGGGCACGCGCAAGTCGCTGGATGACAAGCAGTCGACGACGCGCTCGGGCTCGGACGCGTTCGCGAACTCGCTCTACGACAACCCTCGGGACTGGGACGTGGTGGAGGCGGTGAAGAAGGTGGCCTCCGAGCGGGGCAACAAGCCCGCCGAGGTGTCCCTGGCGTGGCTGTTGTCGAAGCCCGCGGTGGTGGCGCCCATCATCGGCGCCACGAAGCTGGATCACCTGGAGGACGCGCTGCGCTCGCTGGACGTGAAGCTCACGCCGGCCGAGGTGAAGGCGCTGGAGGCGCCCTACGTGCCGCACGAGGTCCGCGGGCACTGA
- a CDS encoding tetratricopeptide repeat protein has protein sequence MNPEARAEMVAHAERALRRGELSEALSLYERLCRSFPGDESLAHKLTNVREMLLPEELEALRSLRVERPSVRQERVPLGPSSPVAEGERLFALGDYAAAAAAYRRALQERPDSELIRERLEELYRLARTLPVRPSPTDKKLPRQVEPLLLALLDRVAARRRLKRD, from the coding sequence ATGAACCCCGAAGCCCGCGCCGAAATGGTCGCCCATGCCGAACGCGCCCTGCGTCGCGGAGAGCTGAGTGAGGCGTTGAGCCTCTACGAGCGGCTCTGCCGATCTTTCCCAGGCGATGAGAGTCTGGCGCACAAGCTGACCAACGTGCGCGAGATGCTCCTGCCCGAGGAGCTCGAGGCCCTGCGGTCCCTTCGTGTCGAGCGGCCCAGTGTCCGGCAGGAGCGGGTTCCCCTGGGTCCTTCCTCACCCGTGGCCGAGGGCGAGCGCCTCTTCGCCCTGGGGGATTACGCCGCCGCCGCGGCCGCCTACCGCCGGGCCCTTCAGGAGCGGCCCGACAGCGAGCTCATCCGTGAGCGGCTCGAGGAGCTGTACAGGCTCGCACGCACACTCCCCGTGCGGCCCTCTCCCACGGACAAGAAGTTGCCCCGGCAGGTGGAGCCGTTGTTGCTCGCCCTGCTGGACCGGGTGGCCGCGCGCCGTCGCCTCAAGCGCGATTGA
- a CDS encoding sigma 54-interacting transcriptional regulator translates to MASLTVRTPDGKVRTVPLHKRITSIGRSADNDVQVEDPSVPDSALHLLFDGTRYQLGSLGASFQVNGKKRDNHVLATADIIRVGGTELVFAREDAAPPRPSLVPTPALTVTHETERTTDPDSHTRDMPGVVGRELVLLRRLTAFSERLLGSSSRDDLLESLLDEAIEVTRADKGFLILRENGELRVKVARNLTRENLIDAVERVSDSIVEKVARTRKPLIISDALDDPEFKASKSVVNLQLLSVMCVPMVRGDELFGVLYVGNDRLVNRFEPKSLDMLTIFAAQALLLIHNALLVNDLKLDNTELRKRLDDTRYGEIVGACQGMLDVYKRIDKIAPTDISVLITGETGTGKELIAREIHRHSPRTKGPFVTINCGAIPENLLESELFGHVRGAFTGAVNTKAGKFQAAIGGTLFLDEIGEMPLQLQVKLLRALQEKVVYKVGDHRGEPVDIRVVAATNRVLEDEVRKGTFREDLYYRLNVVTLKLPPLRERGEDLFVLGKYFLQKYAKEFGAKTKSFSPSATVAMKKYSWPGNIRELENRIKKAVVLAEKPLLGPDDLDLKPENLDPVLPLSDARERWQKQYIQEVYERNNRNKTKTAKDLGVDPRTIFRHFEKLEAEKAGMPLPPDEGGDDELL, encoded by the coding sequence ATGGCCAGCCTCACCGTCCGTACCCCCGATGGAAAGGTCCGCACGGTCCCCCTCCACAAGCGCATCACCAGCATCGGCCGCTCGGCCGACAATGACGTGCAGGTGGAGGACCCGTCCGTGCCGGACAGCGCCCTGCACCTGCTCTTCGATGGAACGCGCTACCAGCTCGGCAGCCTGGGCGCGAGCTTCCAGGTCAACGGCAAGAAGCGGGACAACCACGTGCTCGCCACCGCCGACATCATCCGGGTGGGGGGCACCGAGCTCGTCTTCGCCCGCGAGGACGCCGCGCCCCCCCGGCCCTCCCTGGTGCCCACACCGGCCCTCACCGTCACCCATGAGACCGAACGGACGACGGATCCGGACTCGCATACCCGGGACATGCCCGGCGTGGTGGGCCGCGAGCTGGTGCTGCTGCGCCGGCTCACCGCCTTCAGCGAGCGGCTGCTCGGCAGCTCCAGCCGGGACGATCTGCTGGAGAGCCTGCTGGACGAGGCCATCGAGGTGACGCGGGCGGACAAGGGCTTCCTCATCCTCCGGGAGAACGGCGAGCTGCGCGTGAAGGTGGCGCGCAACCTCACGCGGGAGAACCTGATCGACGCGGTGGAGCGCGTGTCCGACTCCATCGTCGAGAAGGTGGCGCGCACCCGCAAGCCGCTCATCATCAGCGACGCGCTGGACGACCCCGAGTTCAAGGCCAGCAAGTCCGTGGTGAACCTCCAGCTCCTGTCCGTCATGTGCGTGCCGATGGTGCGCGGTGACGAGCTGTTCGGCGTGCTCTACGTGGGCAATGACCGGTTGGTGAACCGGTTCGAGCCCAAGAGCCTGGACATGCTCACCATCTTCGCGGCGCAGGCGCTGCTGCTCATCCACAACGCGCTGCTGGTGAATGATCTCAAGCTGGACAACACCGAGCTGCGCAAGCGCCTGGACGACACCCGCTACGGAGAGATCGTCGGGGCCTGCCAGGGCATGCTCGACGTGTACAAGCGCATCGACAAGATCGCCCCCACGGACATCTCCGTCCTCATCACCGGCGAGACGGGTACGGGCAAGGAGCTCATCGCCCGGGAGATCCACCGGCACTCCCCGCGGACCAAGGGACCCTTCGTCACCATCAACTGCGGAGCCATCCCCGAGAACCTGCTGGAGAGCGAGCTGTTCGGCCACGTGCGCGGCGCCTTCACCGGCGCGGTGAACACGAAGGCGGGCAAGTTCCAGGCGGCCATCGGCGGCACGCTCTTCCTGGACGAGATCGGCGAGATGCCGCTCCAGCTCCAGGTGAAGCTGCTGCGCGCGCTCCAGGAGAAGGTCGTCTACAAGGTGGGCGACCACCGGGGCGAGCCGGTGGACATCCGCGTGGTGGCGGCCACCAACCGGGTGCTCGAGGACGAGGTGCGCAAGGGCACCTTCCGCGAGGATCTGTACTACCGCCTCAACGTGGTGACGTTGAAGCTGCCGCCCCTGCGCGAGCGCGGCGAGGATCTCTTCGTCCTCGGCAAGTACTTCCTGCAGAAGTACGCCAAGGAGTTCGGCGCGAAGACCAAGAGCTTCTCCCCCTCGGCCACGGTCGCCATGAAGAAGTACAGCTGGCCGGGCAACATCCGCGAGTTGGAGAACCGCATCAAGAAGGCGGTGGTGCTCGCGGAGAAGCCGCTGCTCGGCCCGGACGACCTGGATCTCAAGCCGGAGAACCTGGACCCCGTGCTGCCGCTGTCCGACGCGCGCGAGCGCTGGCAGAAGCAGTACATCCAGGAGGTCTACGAGCGGAACAACCGCAACAAGACCAAGACGGCCAAGGATCTGGGCGTGGATCCGCGCACCATCTTCCGCCACTTCGAGAAGCTGGAGGCAGAGAAGGCCGGCATGCCCCTGCCTCCCGATGAGGGCGGCGACGACGAGCTGCTGTAG